The following coding sequences are from one Dama dama isolate Ldn47 chromosome 8, ASM3311817v1, whole genome shotgun sequence window:
- the PLA2G2C gene encoding putative inactive group IIC secretory phospholipase A2, whose protein sequence is MKVFGVLVVFASCLMAPTHSSFWQFQRMVKHITGRSAFFSYYGYGCYCGLGGKGTPVDNTDRCCLAHDCCYERVKRLGCQPLLNGYQFHMVNGTVVCECALGPGVSCLCGLQACECDTQSAYCFKENLPTYEKNFKQFSSRPHCGKHKLQC, encoded by the exons ATGAAGGTCTTCGGGGTTCTCGTGGTCTTTGCCTCCTGCT TGATGGCCCCCACGCACAGCAGCTTCTGGCAGTTTCAAAGGATGGTCAAACACATCACAGGGCGGAGCGCCTTCTTCTCATACTACGGATATGGCTGCTACTGCGGGCTCGGGGGCAAGGGGACCCCCGTGGATAACACTGACAG GTGCTGCCTGGCCCACGACTGCTGCTACGAGAGGGTGAAGCGGCTCGGCTGCCAGCCCCTGCTGAACGGCTACCAGTTCCACATGGTCAATGGGACCGTGGTCT GCGAATGCGCCCTTGGTCCTGGCGTCAGCTGCCTCTGCGGGCTGCAGGCCTGTGAGTGTGACACGCAGTCTGCCTACTGCTTCAAAGAGAACCTGCCCACCTACGAGAAGAACTTCAAGCAGTTCTCCAGCCGGCCCCACTGCGGCAAGCACAAACTCCAGTGCTAG